A DNA window from Rhineura floridana isolate rRhiFlo1 chromosome 11, rRhiFlo1.hap2, whole genome shotgun sequence contains the following coding sequences:
- the LOC133367947 gene encoding olfactory receptor 13H1-like, whose amino-acid sequence MPELGELNDTEITEFVLIGFSGKPKTRMGLMSFLILSYLVTTIGNGLIILVFIAEPRLHNPMYFFLCNLSILDICYTTTSVPQAIVNCLVDRPIMSFNMCYLQMYIGLYLGSTECFLLAVMAYDRYVAISTPLRYTMIMNWKVCTALAVVSWVGAFMLSIVPCLANPAHFCGHNEVDQITCELTALMKLVCSDDTVGQLVMYFTGSFTLLVPFSFILFSYLCIIVAILRIHTSGGRWKAFSTCGSHLTVVCIYYGTCISTYLKPQSKVTKEKDKIVSVIYGTVVPLLNPLIYTLRNQEVKGALKRLTGKKLRS is encoded by the coding sequence ATGCCAGAACTAGGAGAACTGAATGATACTGAGATAACCGAATTTGTCCTCATCGGATTCTCAGGGAAACCCAAGACAAGGATGGGCTTAATGAGCTTCCTGATCTTATCCTATCTGGTGACAACAATTGGAAATGGACTCATAATCTTGGTATTCATAGCTGAGCCTCGGCTCCACAACCCAATGTACTTTTTCCTTTGCAATTTGTCCATACTTGATATCTGTTATACTACAACTTCAGTCCCTCAAGCTATTGTCAACTGCTTGGTGGACAGACCCATCATGTCCTTTAACATGTGCTATCTTCAAATGTACATTGGCTTATACCTAGGATCAACAGAATGTTTCCTGTTGGCTGTCATGGCTTATGACCGGTATGTTGCCATCTCTACTCCCTTGCGTTATACGATGATCATGAACTGGAAAGTGTGCACCGCACTGGCAGTTGTCTCATGGGTGGGTGCCTTCATGTTATCTATAGTTCCTTGTCTCGCTAACCCAGCACATTTCTGTGGGCACAATGAAGTGGATCAGATAACATGTGAGCTCACAGCTCTCATGAAATTGGTTTGCTCGGATGACACTGTGGGCCAACTTGTCATGTATTTTACAGGTAGCTTCACTCTTCTTGTCCCCTTCTCTTTTATCCTCTTTTCCTATTTATGTATTATCGTGGCCATTCTAAGGATCCATACATCAGGTGGGAGGTGGAAAGCTTTCTCAACCTGTGGATCACACTTGACTGTGGTTTGTATCTACTATGGAACATGCATATCCACGTACCTGAAACCTCAGTCTAAGGTcacaaaagaaaaagacaaaattGTAAGTGTGATTTATGGAACCGTGGTCCCTCTGTTAAACCCTTTAATCTACACATTGAGAAACCAAGAGGTGAAAGGTGCTCTCAAAAGGCTGACTGGAAAGAAACTGAGATCTTAG